The following are encoded together in the Triticum dicoccoides isolate Atlit2015 ecotype Zavitan chromosome 6B, WEW_v2.0, whole genome shotgun sequence genome:
- the LOC119324412 gene encoding uncharacterized protein LOC119324412 codes for MAAIDFCCYARPTSSPVVASEPSPIPTPPIPATHGERAAPLPASPAAPRTPRGGWRCWERWGARAMTRIGSCWTSGGRAATCRKVDKSCGGAASGCWNRQDPVLLPAASRAGTGDPRSYYRLHLGECKLRAGRRRQAGDGDAGDVATCKHGGHTLEPAYIGAVAMASGGSRGERGGMCGWRARVAAVVARVAGKHGKPRASAVSRPACVQSGMCAAPFSPFFNPMFDFSGANSFIVRLQIVVSDVRAATGPNLGRRTRAYHCPIF; via the exons ATGGCTGCCATCGATTTTTGTTGCTACGCTCGGCCAACCTCCTCCCCTGTCGTGGCTAGCGAGCCATCTCCGATTCCAACTCCGCCCATCCCCGCGACGCATGGCGAGCGCGCCGCGCCGTTGCCGGCCTCTCCCGCAGCGCCGCGGACCCCTCGGGGCGGCTGGAGGTGCTGGGAGCGCTGGGGCGCCCGTGCTATGACGCGCATCGGGAGTTGTTGGACCTCCGGCGGCCGTGCTGCGACATGCCGCAAGGTCGACAAAAGCTGCGGCGGGGCTGCGTCAGGATGCTGGAACCGGCAAGATCCGGTGCTGCTACCGGCTGCGTCGCGTGCTGGAACCGGAGACCCCCGGTCCTACTATCGGTTGCATCTTGGGGAATGCAAGCTGCG TGCAGGTCGACGGCGGCAAGCCGGAGACGGGGACGCCGGGGATGTTGCAACTTGCAAGCATGGTGGCCACACGCTGGAACCTGCGTATATTGGAGCTGTAGCCATGGCGAGCGGAGGCAGCCGAGGCGAGCGCGGTGGCATGTGTGGCTGGCGAGCGCGGGTGGCGGCCGTGGTGGCCcgtgtggccggcaagcacggaaagcCGAGGGCAAGTGCGGTCAGCCGGCCAGCGTGTGTGCAGTCTGGCATGTGTGCAGCACCTTTTTCTCCATTTTTCAATCCAATGTTTGACTTTTCTGGAGCCAATTCTTTTATCGTACGGTTACAAATAGTTGTATCGGACGTACGCGCagcgaccggcccaaatttgggccggcgcaCCCGCGCTTATCATTGCCCTATATTCTAG